The nucleotide window TGGGGGGCAGTGAGCAGAAGAGGGGATCGCAGATGGGctcctgggggtccctggggatgctcgggggtcccggggggggtcccgggggggggtcccgggggaggtcccggggggggtccgggggggggtcccggggggagGTCTCATGGGGGTCCCGGAGGGGGTCCCGGGGGAGGTCCCGGGGGGTCCCCACCTGCCGCAGGCGCAGTGCAGAGCCAACGCCGCTGGGGGGCGCCACCACCACGAGCCCGTTGCCCAACGCCAGCGCGGGGGGGAGGAGCTCCAGCGCGCGCCGAAGGGGGCGGGGCCCGCTCCAGGCCACGCCCACCACCCCCAGCGGCCGGCGCGTCACCAGGGCCCGCCCACCAGGCACCTCCTACGGGAGTATGTTGGCCACGCCCCTGCCGAGGCTCCACCCCAGGCACAGGTATCATCCGCACCCCTTCTCCACCCCCACTGGTCCAGCCCATCGCCCCACCCCCTTGTGGCCCCGCCCAGTGGTTTCACCCCGCCCCTTCTGCCCCACCtcgctgcctggccccacccccTGCAGCACCAAGCCCCACCCTGAAGCACCAAGCCCCGCCTACTGCTGCACAGTCCCACCCCTTCTGCCTGGCCCCACGGCCCCTGCAGCACCCGGCCCCACCCCCACGGCCCCACCCTCAGACTCCACCCAAACCCCACCCCTGCAGGCCCCGCCCACCTGCACGACCCCACCCATCAGCTCCACATGCGCTGCCCACCGCAGCAGTGCCGCCCGCAGCCGCCCATCGTCGCCGTCGTCGCCGTCGCCATCCCTCGGGGGGGGCTCAGGGCCCGCCCCCCCCCagtgccgccgccgccccccgcagcACCCGGGCACGCGCTGCCCCTGGCAGCCGCCCCCACCTGCGGAAGGACCCGGCGGTTTGGAGGTGGGAGCCCCCCAGGAGGGACCCAGGGGTGGGACCCCCtcccaggagggagctgggggtctGGGGACCCCCCACAGCCCCATCGCTCACCCAGGGCGATGCGGCGGGCGGCCTCCATGGCTGCGGCGACGTCAGCGGAGTCGGGGGCCACCACAGGACCCCCCGGGACTGgctctgggctgggggtggcagggtCAGGGGTCAGAGGTCAGGGCTCAGCTGCAGAGGTTCCCCGAGCTGCATGGGGGGGTGGGCATTACCTGAGCTCCTTGTCCAGGAGGGTCTCGGGGGTGTTCCCTGGCCCCCAGGGGGGCTCCCAGGGGGGACACCCGAACTCTCGCAGCGCCTAGGGGGGGCACAGCCTGTCTACACCAGGATGGGNNNNNNNNNNNNNNNNNNNNNNNNNNNNNNNNNNNNNNNNNNNNNNNNNNNNNNNNNNNNNNNNNNNNNNNNNNNNNNNNNNNNNNNNNNNNNNNNNNNNNNNNNNNNNNNNNNNNNNNNNNNNNNNNNNNNNNNNNNNNNNNNNNNNNNNNNNNNNNNNNNNNNNNNNNNNNNNNNNNNNNNNNNNNNNNNNNNNNNNNGGCACCAGAGCACAGAGGGATGCGCGGTATACAGGGACACGGGAGGTTTGGGGGATGTTGGGGGCACCAGGGCACAGGGAGACACATGTGGGtgcacagggacatggggagggatgggggggcaCGTGGGCATGTTGGGGGGCACCAGAGAGCAgggggacaaggggggatggcGGGGCGTGGGGGAATATTGAGGGGCACAAGGGTGCAGGGGGGCATGAGGGGACGTTGGGGGGCACAAGAGTGgagggggggtgtggggggacaTCGGGGGGCATGAGGGTGAAGGGGGGCATGAGGGGACATTGGGGGGCATGTTGGGGGGCGTGGGGATGCAGCAGGAACATGCGGGTGTGCGCAGGGACACAGGGGGGCACGGAGGGGTGCAGTGGGGGCACGGGAAGGGGGAGGTAGCCCAGGGTCACCTGGGGTCAGAGTAAGCTGGGGACAGCGGTGGGGTCATGGGCAGTCATGGGCTCACACAAGGTCACATGGGGTCACAccacagggaggggagaggggacatGGCAGGAAATGAAAAGCCGTGGGGTGCACAGGGGTTGTGGGAAGCTCCGCAGGGTCAGAGGTCAGAGGCCAGGGGTCAGACGTCATGAGAACTCACCGCTGCAGGTGCTGGGCCCTCTGGggcccccccagccgcccccacttcgccgccgccgccgccgccgcctccacGGCTGCTGCCAGGTCAGCCTCCTCCCCCTGCAGCACCGTCGCCAGCAGCCGccctgggggaggagagggcagccGTGACCCCCGACCCTGCACCGTGACCCTTGACCCCTGACCCCTGCACCATACCTGTGGCAGCCTCCCGGCACTCCAGCGTCCCCCGTCCCGGCGGCTTCAGCCACGTCCCAGCCACAAAGTGCCCCAGGGCCCGGCCGTGGGCCTCCAGCCACGCCTGGGGGCCCGGACACATGGGACCCTCCACTGGATGCTGGGGTCCCCCCGAGCGGGGACAGGGCCCGGACCCCGGGGTCCCCCCAGGCGGGGTCCCCGTGAGTGGACTCAGGGCCCAGACCCCAGGGTCCTCCTGAGCGGGGTCCCCCCGAGTGGGGACAGGCCCCGGACCCCACGGTCCCCATGAGCGGGGTCCCCCCGAGCGGGGGTGGGGCCTGGACCTTGGGGTTCCCTCGAGGCTGCCGCCCCACGTGCAGCggcccctccctcccccccccccgacctTCGCCCCGCTGgagggacccaggcgtccgggaGCGGCCCTGCTCTTGACTTTGCCCTCCCCAACCCTTCccaggggacccaggcatccaggcACCCCCAAGCCCCACCGAGGGGTCCCAGGTGTCCAGGGACCACCCCGACCTCCAACAgggacccaggcatctgggggcccccatccccccccagCCAGTGTCCCTCaagcccccccccagccccatgggcCCGCCCAagacccccccagcaccccacatGGGCCCCTCCAGTGTCCCCCAGATCCATTTACATCCCTCAGGACCCCCCACGTGCCCCCTCAAGAGCCCCCTGAACTCCCCAGGACCCCCTCATGGCCCCACAGCTCCCCCCCAGGACCCTCCATGGAGTCCCAGTGTACCCCTGGCCATACAGGccccccccaggcccccccAAGGTCCCCCCCATAGCCCCAAAGGACCGCCCAGGACCCCCGTGTGCCCCTCCAGTGCCCCCCAAGACCCCCTCACCTCCCCCGGTGTGGCCCCCCCAGCTCTCGGCCCCTCCTCCATGGTGCTGAAGATCGCGGGGACCGGGGGGAGCCCCAGCGCCGCCATCACCGCCGCCGCACCAGCGAGACGAGCGCCTGGGCGGAGGGAGCGGCCCCGCCGCGGAACCATAGAGACGGGTCCCGTCCCCCTCCGCCGGAACCGGAAGTGTAGCGCAGCGGGACGGAGCGGCGGCCGGTAACGGCTGCGGGGTCTCTGAGGGGGTCATGGGGGGGTCCCTGAGGGGTCGCCGGAGCGGAGGCCCGGGGGGGTCCCTGGGCCGGGgtgcggcggggcccggggggcgTTGGGGACCGCTGGGCCGTCCTGGGCCCCGGTTCCCGGTTCCCCACGCTCCCCGCCTCCCCCCAGCTCATGGCGGCCCCCGCGGACCCGTCGCTGCTCTCGGCCGAGCTGGAGGCGGAGGAAGGGGATGATGAGGCGCTGCGGCggctcctgctgcaggtggggccgggtgtgtgggtgggtgtgtgtgtcccGGTGCGGGGCGGTCCCGGTGCTGACCCGCGGCCTCtttctgccccccaccccccccaccccaggcgACCCAGGACGATGAGGAGcagcaccccgccgccccctcccgcgCTGTCACCCCGCAGCCAGGTAGGGGGGCTCCGGGAAGGGTTGGGGGGTCTCGGGGGGGCCAGGCCGCCCCCTGACCCCTGCTGCAACCCCCCTTAGGGCTGTGTGTGAAGacccgggcggggggggccaAGGTCTTTGTCAACATCTGTCACTCGCGGGAGGTGCCCCCGCCCCCACCGTTGTccccccctgggctgcagcgcCTCCTCCACGCCCCCCCCACTGCTGCAGGGGCCTTCCGCATCCCTATGAGCCTGGGGGAGCCCCATGCCGAACTGGACCGCGGTAAGACCCCTCCCAAATCCCCCTGAtcccctcccccggccccccaaCCCACCCTTGAGCCCCCTCCCCCATCTCCCGCAGGCGGCCAGGGCTGTACCGCCTACGACGTGGTGGTGAACTCAGGGTTCTTCCGCACACTCCAGGTGAGGGGGAGCTCgggggggggcttggggggccCATGGGTGGTGTCAGGGGGCCTTAACCCCACCCCGTACCCCCACAGGCTGACCCCCTGTACCTGGAGTTCTTCCTGACGGTGGCCATGGAGGGGCTGTCGGAGAAGTACGGGGTGGAGCTGGAGCTGACTGGTGCGGGggactgggagcactgggagcagcttgggggggggtggtgggacTG belongs to Phalacrocorax aristotelis unplaced genomic scaffold, bGulAri2.1 scaffold_225, whole genome shotgun sequence and includes:
- the FLT3LG gene encoding LOW QUALITY PROTEIN: fms-related tyrosine kinase 3 ligand (The sequence of the model RefSeq protein was modified relative to this genomic sequence to represent the inferred CDS: deleted 1 base in 1 codon) — protein: MVPRRGRSLRPGARLAGAAAVMAALGLPPVPAIFSTMEEGPRAGGATPGEAWLEAHGRALGHFVAGTWLKPPGRGTLECREAATGRLLATVLQGEEADLAAAVEAAAAAAAKWGRLGGPQRAQHLQRFPQPLCTPRLFISCHVPSPLPVTGCAPPRRCESSGVPPGSPPGGQGTPPRPSWTRSSAQSQSRGVLWWPPTPLTSPQPWRPPAASPWVSDGAVGGPQTPSSLLGGGPTPGSLLGGSHLQTAGSFRRWGRLPGAARARVLRGAAAALGGGGPEPPPRDGDGDDGDDGRLRAALLRWAAHVELMGGVVQEVPGGRALVTRRPLGVVGVAWSGPRPLRRALELLPPALALGNGLVVVAPPSGVGSALRLRQALVAAGLPGGALAVLPGGAGGAGVSLERHRPDGLWLCGGGAVPLLLLLDVSCPSGCCSFEFNPISSTFRSHVDDLSSWLILDYPVAMPSNLEMDSHCSDLWGLHFVAAALRRMAGVAGVALAPQLQAVATHITFVTECHIHDPQDCVRLETVNVSQLLGSLVQHLGGLQGRPLHFPGCARLRCRPGTPRDPRSTSPPKPPGTPQSPPGTPLTPHLPPGPPLTTPAGQHEGTLGSRLGPPGIHGPVLLGGLGGALALAAVAWVLWRRPCAQAGLRRRCGRIAAAGEMGTPRISPGGTEGPWGPQGGPSGRCRRTPQSHGETGGPRPPTATTQGP
- the PIH1D1 gene encoding PIH1 domain-containing protein 1 isoform X1; translation: MAAPADPSLLSAELEAEEGDDEALRRLLLQATQDDEEQHPAAPSRAVTPQPGLCVKTRAGGAKVFVNICHSREVPPPPPLSPPGLQRLLHAPPTAAGAFRIPMSLGEPHAELDRGGQGCTAYDVVVNSGFFRTLQADPLYLEFFLTVAMEGLSEKYGVELELTGWRVLKNRKFMGSVSAQNIRARPRPHIQELEGPLQDPPPPPSPPGPPQFVVVAEPSSEHPQVLQARILLPHAAGAGSLWLGLSEERLVLRGAEGAPHLLELGLPLPADPARCHARFHRGTKVLTVTMPLQV